The region TTCAAGGGTCCATTTGTTTTTAGCATCCCACTTATCTGGATCAGCCAGTGAGTTTTCAAAGCCAATTTGCTTGCTTATGGCTTCTGTAATCGGAGCTCTGTACACGGTATTGTCCTTAACCATATAGGCTATTCTGCTTGAGATCTCACTGGTTAGATTGGCAGTACCTGTTGCGACTCCAGTTTTTAAGACCCACTCGACCTTGTAGCTTTTTCCAGCTGGTACAGTTATTACCTGAGCAGGTACATTCCAAGTCTTTGTCGTAAAGCTTGTATTGGAGTGGGAGTTGTTATAGTTGTAGCTGGTTGTAACACTGGTTGAAGCCCCAGCTAGGAAGGGAATATTCAAGGCTACTGAGGCAGAAAGTTCAACCCCTACAGCATTGCTTGTCTGAGTTGTAACCATATCCTGTTGGGTATAGGTAAAGCTTGCCGTACTTAGATTAAGACTGGTTCCCGTCCTATTTCTTAAGGTTGCACTGTGGGCAGCTAGATCATCACCATCTGAGATTTTCATATCATTGTTTGGTTTGGCAACAGAACTTGATGAAAAGTTTATTGGAAAAAGGGGATCCACCATTAAGTTTCGATCAACCCTATGCTCAAAGTCAATTTTACCAGCCTTCCAAAGGTTTATTGATTCAGCCTTGGATAAGGCTCTAAGCTCAGGATCTAGTTTTTCTTTGATAGTCCCAGCCTGGATATCCACTTGACTTTCGCTCACCTGAGGGTTTTCCAGCACATCACTTGCCTGGACAATTTTTGCCAGGCAAAGACTTGAGCAGGTCAGAAGACCTAAGAGGGCAAACTTTTTGAAGCTTGTTTTCGACATATAAATTCTCCTATTTCTAGTCAATAAACTATTTATTGACTCTTTATTTCCCTTATTTTTATAAATAATTGCAATATATTTTAAATTTTCAAAAAACAAGGAAACTTAATTGTAGCATTATTTAATATCGATTAAAAGAATTTTGTAATATTTATCCCTAAATAAAGCAAAAACATTCACAAATGTTCGTAAAAAAAGAAGGTTGCCCTTTCTTTTTTATTTTTTATCAATAAATTTTTGATTTTTAAGCACCTTCTCACTGGTTGTTGTCAGACGTTTTAAATCTTTTTTCTCAATGGGATTAGATAGAAGGGTTAAAACGGTTCCCTCTTTTCCCATGCGGCCAGTTCGACCAGCACGGTGAACATAGGACTCCTCAGTTACTGGCACGTCAAAGTTAATGACATAATCCAGGTTTTCAATATCAATCCCGCGGGCCAAAAGATCAGTCGCAAGTAGAAGGGTGATATCGCCATTCTTAAATTTCTCTAAGAGAACCTTGCGGTATCTTCCACCGATATCACTGGCAAGGCTTGCGGCATTAATGCCCTGATACTGGAGTTTTTCCTCAGCATTTCCTAAATCATCAAGTCGATTGAAGAAGACAAGACCCCGCATACCTGGCAGGTGGGCCAGCTGGCGTAAAAAGTCAACCTTACGGCGGCGTTCAACCTCAGTGAAGATATGGTCAACCTGCGATTCAGTAGCCTGGATGTTGATTTCAAGTAGATTTTTGAGCTTTGAGCTTGCGATTTCTTGAATTTTATCCAGTTGTGAATTTGCTGTAGCTGAATAAAAGGCAAACTGATAATCCTTGGGAGTGCGGTTAATAATCGGCTTTACAAAGTTGAATTGCCCAGCCTCAACCAGCTGATCCACTTCATCAAGGACAATCATGTCAATGGCTGTCATCTTGATTTTTTTGTCCTTAACCAGCTCAAGAGCTCGTCCCGGTGTTGCCACAACAATCTCTGGAGCCTTTTTAAGGCGTTCAATCTGCCTTTTAAGGCTTGCTCCAGCAATAACAAGGCTTGACTTAAGACCAAGAGGTTCAGCCCAAGTCTTTGTTACCTCAAAGATTTGTCCTGCAAGTTCAGAGTTAGGTGCTAAAATTAGTAGCTGTTGCCCCCGTCCCTTTTGGACCTTTAAAAGCAGTGGAAGGAGGTAGGCCAAGGTTTTACCAGTCCCTGTAGGGCTTGTTGCCACCACATTTTGGCCATTACTTAAGGGCTCAAAGCTCTCTTCTTGAATTTGTGTAAAGTTTTCAAAGCCTAAGTCTGTCAGTTGTTTCTGCCAAACTTCGGGTAGTGTTTTTTTGTCAATCATGTATATCTGCCTCAAATTTTATTCCAGCAGCAAGCCTCATTTGGTAGCTAGTTTGGGCTACAATCTGGGCCAACTGCAGTAGTTTTTTATAGTTGTTGTTTTCTTGGATATTATTATCTAAAATAATCTGTGCAAAATCATAAGCCTCTTCAAGCATGGGATTTTCAGTGGAAGTTACCTCTAAATCAAGCCTTTGCCCCGTGTGATAAATAAATTCTGCCCTTCCTATGGCATTAACCCCGTCAAGAACAAGGGTTCCCTCACTGGTATAGATTTCGCTTGGAAGGTTGCTGGTGATATTTTTACCAGTCTTAAGGGCTAGCTTAAAGCCCTCATAGGACAAAATACCCACTCCATTTAGGTCAATTCCCTCTTCGGTGATTACTGCCTGATAGCTTGCTTGATTAGGAGGGCCAAAAAGGTAGCTAGCTGCATAAAGGAGGTAGACTCCAAGGTCTGCTAGAGCACCCCCTGAAAATTTACTGGAAAAGATATTGGGGACTTTCCCGCTAAGAAGTTCTGGCATCTTAGAAGAATACTTGGCATAGGTAAAGTCAGCTCCCCAAATTTCCTTGTCCTTTAAAAAGTCCTTGATTAGGGCTAGGGATTTTTCGTGGATATTTCTTGCTGCCTCAAATAAGAAGACATTGTAATCCTTAGAAAGTTTGATGAGTTCAGCAAGTTCATCTGGATTTGAGCAAGCTGGTTTTTCAAGGATAACATTCTTACGGGCTCTTATAGCTTCCTTGGCCTGGGGATAATGAAGGGAATTTGGGCTTGCAATGTAGACTGTATCAAAGTTAGCCGCGTAAAAATCAGCCAGACTATCAAAAAGTTCAACAGTCCCCTTAAAATCCTGGGTGAATTCTTGAGCTCTTGTTAGCTGCCTTGAGTAAAAGGCTGTAAATTCATATTTATTAGTGGCAAGGGCTGCATCAATGAATTGCCTACTAATCCAGCTACTACCGATAATACCAAGTTTTATCATATCACATCTTCTCCCGTCTAATTAAAAGCTACCTTATTATAACACAAGGCTTGGGCCTGGGCTTAAAAAAAACTGCCCGAAGGCAGTTCTTAGGCAAAGGGGTTATAAAAACGTCCGCCATTAACCTTAAATAATAGGACTGTGAGAACTAAAATAATAAGGGCAAGGCTTAAGACCAAATAATCAGAAGCCTTGAAGGGCTTGTAAGAATACCAGGTTCTTTTTTTCTGACTACCAAATCTTCTAAGTTCCATGGCTGTTGCTACCTTTTCAATCCTATCTAAGCTTGAGAAGATTAGGGGGAGGATTAATTGAACATTGACCTTAATTTTTTGGGTCAACCTAGCCTTTGATGACAGATCAACTCCTCGTGCCTGCTGGCTGATTTTAATATTGTTGAAGTCATTTTGGACATCAGGAATATATCTAAGAGCAAGACTTACAGCATAAGAAATCCGGTAGCCCACTCCGATTTTATTAAGGGAGCTTGCAAACTGGCTGGGGTCTGTTGTCATTAAAAAGATGAGGGCTAAAGGAACAGTACAGAAGTACTTAAGGGCTAGGTTTAGCAGGTAAAAAAGTTCCTCATAGCTCACAAAGGCAAAGATGATTGTCTTTGAACCATAAAGCCTAGGCCCGTAGTTTGGATCAAAGAGGAAGACGATGACCAAATTTAGGAGGGAGAAGACAATGATGAAATTCATGACAAATGAAATTTGCTTCCATTTGATATCAGACATCTTAAAGAGGATAAGGGAGCTAAGGCCCACAGCCAGTAAGAGTCTGGTATCATAAGAAATCATGCAGGCAACGGTTGTAATTACAAAAAAGAGTAATTTGGCCGTGGCATTTAGCTTGTGGATAAAGGTTTTTCCAGCCTTATATCCAATAATTTGTTGGTTGTTATTCATGGCTGACCCTCCTAGTTTTTTCAAGACTGATGAAGTTTTGAATGAAGGATTCAGCATCCGAAATATCAGCCATCTGGGCCAACTTAAAGAGGCTGGTTTTCTTTAGGTGAACCTTTTTGATTAATTCTTCACTTGTTAAAAGCTCTGCTGGCTTCTTATCTGCCAGAAGACCGTGATCTGCAATGACTAGGGTGCGGTCACTATATTCCATCATCTGGTGCATGTCATGGGTGATGGAGATGATAGTAGTACCCTTGCGGTTGAGGCGATCAAGAAAGTCCATGAATTCTGAATAGTGTTCAAAATCCTGCCCTGCCGTTGGCTCATCAAGAATGATTAGGCTTGGTTTTAAAACCAAGATGGAAGCGATAGTTACCCGTTTTTTCTGACCATAGCTAAGAGCTGAAATCGGCCAATTTCTAAACTGGTAGAGACCACAAATTTTAAGGGTTTCTTCAACCTGCTCCCTGATTTCTTGCTCAGGAAGCTTCCTTAATTTAAGACCCAGGGCAACCTCATCAAAAATCATTGATTGACTAATCATGTGATTAGGATTTTGCATGACAAAGCCGATTTTTTCGGCTCTTTCAGCAATATTTTCCTGGGTGATATTCTCTTTTTTCCAAAAAATATCCCCACTTGAATCAATAAAATTACAAATGGCTTTAACAAGGGTTGACTTGCCGGCCCCATTAGGACCAACGATTGAGATTCGCTCCCCTTGATTGATGACTAGATTAACATCCTTTAGGATTAAATCATCCCCGTAACCTGTAGATAGGTTTTCAAGTCTTAGGAGTTCTTCAAAGTGATTTACTTCCTTTTTAGGGCTAAGCTTATGGGCCCAGTCCCTGAGTTTTAGGGTGTCTTGGTCAGTAAGCTTGAGCTGGCTGATATTTTCAAGATTTGTGACCTTTCTAATGTCAATACCTGCGTATTTTAGGGCACTGACATAAAGGGGCTCACGCAGACCATTTTCTTCTAAGAGATCAGAGGTTAAAAGCTCATTTGCTCCGCCATCAAAGAGTATTTGCCCATTGTTGACAAGGATTATTCGGTCAAGGTCAGCTAAAAGAACATCCTCAAGACGGTGTTCAATGATGATACTTGTAGCACCAGTCTTTTTATGAATTTGGTCAATTAAGTTGATGGTGTCCTCGCCGGACCTTGGATCTAAATTGGCTAGAGGTTCATCAAAAAGGATGACGGGTGACTCATCAATCAAGACACCTGCTAGAGTAACCCTCTGCTTTTGACCACCTGATAATTCTTGCGGTTTTTTATTTAAGAATTTTTCAAGACCAACAGCATTAGCCCAGTAGTCGACAGCTTTTTTCATGGCCTCTTGCTTGATTTGATCATTTTCAAGGGCAAAGGCTATATCCTCACCAACTGTAAGGCCGATAAACTGATCATCAGTATCTTGGAGGACAGTGCTGATTGATTTTGAAAGATTAAAGATAGACGAGCCAAAAGGCAAGTTGTTAATTAACAAATTGCCTTTTGCTTCGCCCTTATGTAGGTTTGGGATAATCCCGTTTAATGTCTGTCCTAAGGTTGATTTACCAGAGCCAGAAGGTCCGATAATAAGAACTTTCTCCCCCTTTTTAATACCCAAGTTAATGTCCTTTAAAGTAGGCTCATTTTGGCTACTATAGCGGAAGGAAAAATCTTTTATATCTATAATTTTTTCTTGCATAAGATTTCCTAATCTTTTGTTAAGCTACCTTCTTTAGTGCGACTTTTGGCGTAAAGAACAAGTAGTAGTGTTCCACCAATTCCAATTGTAAGACTATTTGAAATGACAGCGATGATACCTTGGGTGAAAACTTTGTTGCTTGGTTCGCTGTAGATAA is a window of Streptococcaceae bacterium ESL0729 DNA encoding:
- a CDS encoding ETX/MTX2 family pore-forming toxin translates to MSKTSFKKFALLGLLTCSSLCLAKIVQASDVLENPQVSESQVDIQAGTIKEKLDPELRALSKAESINLWKAGKIDFEHRVDRNLMVDPLFPINFSSSSVAKPNNDMKISDGDDLAAHSATLRNRTGTSLNLSTASFTYTQQDMVTTQTSNAVGVELSASVALNIPFLAGASTSVTTSYNYNNSHSNTSFTTKTWNVPAQVITVPAGKSYKVEWVLKTGVATGTANLTSEISSRIAYMVKDNTVYRAPITEAISKQIGFENSLADPDKWDAKNKWTLENGKAYRKWTTGSYTVKCGTELIMDVYDVSSPQEAPKLVESIPMNVTPSV
- a CDS encoding DEAD/DEAH box helicase, whose amino-acid sequence is MIDKKTLPEVWQKQLTDLGFENFTQIQEESFEPLSNGQNVVATSPTGTGKTLAYLLPLLLKVQKGRGQQLLILAPNSELAGQIFEVTKTWAEPLGLKSSLVIAGASLKRQIERLKKAPEIVVATPGRALELVKDKKIKMTAIDMIVLDEVDQLVEAGQFNFVKPIINRTPKDYQFAFYSATANSQLDKIQEIASSKLKNLLEINIQATESQVDHIFTEVERRRKVDFLRQLAHLPGMRGLVFFNRLDDLGNAEEKLQYQGINAASLASDIGGRYRKVLLEKFKNGDITLLLATDLLARGIDIENLDYVINFDVPVTEESYVHRAGRTGRMGKEGTVLTLLSNPIEKKDLKRLTTTSEKVLKNQKFIDKK
- a CDS encoding Gfo/Idh/MocA family oxidoreductase, whose translation is MIKLGIIGSSWISRQFIDAALATNKYEFTAFYSRQLTRAQEFTQDFKGTVELFDSLADFYAANFDTVYIASPNSLHYPQAKEAIRARKNVILEKPACSNPDELAELIKLSKDYNVFLFEAARNIHEKSLALIKDFLKDKEIWGADFTYAKYSSKMPELLSGKVPNIFSSKFSGGALADLGVYLLYAASYLFGPPNQASYQAVITEEGIDLNGVGILSYEGFKLALKTGKNITSNLPSEIYTSEGTLVLDGVNAIGRAEFIYHTGQRLDLEVTSTENPMLEEAYDFAQIILDNNIQENNNYKKLLQLAQIVAQTSYQMRLAAGIKFEADIHD
- a CDS encoding energy-coupling factor transporter transmembrane component T — encoded protein: MNNNQQIIGYKAGKTFIHKLNATAKLLFFVITTVACMISYDTRLLLAVGLSSLILFKMSDIKWKQISFVMNFIIVFSLLNLVIVFLFDPNYGPRLYGSKTIIFAFVSYEELFYLLNLALKYFCTVPLALIFLMTTDPSQFASSLNKIGVGYRISYAVSLALRYIPDVQNDFNNIKISQQARGVDLSSKARLTQKIKVNVQLILPLIFSSLDRIEKVATAMELRRFGSQKKRTWYSYKPFKASDYLVLSLALIILVLTVLLFKVNGGRFYNPFA
- a CDS encoding ABC transporter ATP-binding protein; translation: MQEKIIDIKDFSFRYSSQNEPTLKDINLGIKKGEKVLIIGPSGSGKSTLGQTLNGIIPNLHKGEAKGNLLINNLPFGSSIFNLSKSISTVLQDTDDQFIGLTVGEDIAFALENDQIKQEAMKKAVDYWANAVGLEKFLNKKPQELSGGQKQRVTLAGVLIDESPVILFDEPLANLDPRSGEDTINLIDQIHKKTGATSIIIEHRLEDVLLADLDRIILVNNGQILFDGGANELLTSDLLEENGLREPLYVSALKYAGIDIRKVTNLENISQLKLTDQDTLKLRDWAHKLSPKKEVNHFEELLRLENLSTGYGDDLILKDVNLVINQGERISIVGPNGAGKSTLVKAICNFIDSSGDIFWKKENITQENIAERAEKIGFVMQNPNHMISQSMIFDEVALGLKLRKLPEQEIREQVEETLKICGLYQFRNWPISALSYGQKKRVTIASILVLKPSLIILDEPTAGQDFEHYSEFMDFLDRLNRKGTTIISITHDMHQMMEYSDRTLVIADHGLLADKKPAELLTSEELIKKVHLKKTSLFKLAQMADISDAESFIQNFISLEKTRRVSHE